actgaagtgacttagcagcagcagcagcagcagcaagactgGATCAAGTAAATTCCTTGAATACTCGGCAAGGGAAAAACAGGGAGATTTGAAAGTGTGTTGCCAAAGCAGATAATGCCACAAGAAATAATcagttgccaacaaaggtctgtctagtcaaggctatggtttttccagtagtcatgtatggatgtgagagttggactataaagaaagctgagcactgaagaattgatgcttttgaactgtagtgttggagaagacttttgagagtcccttgggctgcaaggagatccaaccagtctatcctaaagaagatcagtcctgagtgttcattggaaggactgatgttgaagctgaaactccaatactttggctacctgatgcgactcatgggaaaagaccctgatgctgggaaagattgaaggcaggaagagaaggggacgacagaggatgagatggttggatggcatcactgactccatggacatgagtttgggtaaactctgggagttggtgatggacagggaggcctgccgtgctgcagtccacgaggttgcaaagagtcagacatgaatgaacaactgaattgaactgaactgatctgagtgCCTGCTAAAATGACAGTGACCTTAGACATCTTACTTTCTGCATTAAATTAATGGGTCACAAATCATTCTGGCCAGAAACCTGGGAGTCCCCTGGACTCTCCTGTATTCTTCACATTCCTCCCATTATCAGTGACTATCCAAGTCTTCTTAAATATTCTCTCCATCCCCCTGGTTACTGCCTTTATTCCTCctttcctaatatttttcttccctgaagtacttcattatttttaaaacttgattaCCAGATTTACTCattagtaaacttttttttttttttgagtatctgttgtgtgccaggcattgtattAGGTTGGAGATACAGAAATAcatttgattcttttaaaaaaaattatgatttaaaATGGGTTGGCAAAATATGGGCAGTGGGTCAAATTCAGACTGGAGCAAAATTTTATAAACAAGGTTTTAATGGAACAAGCCGTGGCAATTTGTTACATATTGTGTATagctgcttttgaactatgatggcACTATtaagtagttgtgacagagaacATATGacctgaaaagtgtaaaatatataccatctatgtttttaaaaaatgtctgctGACCCATGGTCTGAAACAAGGGTTCTTAACCCTTCTGTCTCTTGCTGGAAGCAGGGATGGTTTCTACAGGGATCTATAAAACCACTggaattttattcaaaatattgtGCTTATGTAATGTTTCTGGAAAGAGATGAATAGATTTCACCACCATTTCTAAAACATCAGTTATCCCAACATGTTGACAATCCACAGATCTAATAAGAGAAGATAGATGAGTTGACCAGCATAGAAGGGTATCCCAGGTATAGTGCTTTTAGGAAATATGTATTAGATATGGAccaggagggcttccctcatggctcagaggtaaagaatccaccagcaatgcacgagccacaggagatgcgggttggatccttgtgtcaggaagatcccctggaggagggcatggcaacccactccagtattcttgcctagagaatcccatggacagaggagcctggtgggctacagtccatggtgtttcatagagtcagatgtgactgaagcaacttagcacgcatgcatacccagggagaaaggaggaagtGAATAATTATGGGATTTCGGAGTCTATATAAAGACTGTAGATGAGGTAATACGTGAGATGGATTTGGGGAGATAGCTATTGTAAGGCAAGTGCTAGgagcggggtgtgtgtgtggcgcggggtggggtgggggcagtggccAGGATTGGACTTCCTGGAAAAGGAAGTATTAGATCACAGGCAGACTGCagagtgtgcgtgcatgctcggtcacttcagttgtgtccgactttttgtgaccccatggaccgtagcccgtcaggatcctctgtccattggattctccaggcaagaatactggagtaggtttccatttcctccttcaggggatcttcccaacccagggatgaagccCGCTCCTcttagtttcctgcattggcaggcaggctctttaccactagcgccatagGCTGGAGCATCTGTGGAACTACAAGATGCTGAATTCGGTTGGTGCAGACACAGGGTTGGAGAGAAGGCAGAGGCTGGACCGTACAAGGCTTACATGTCATGCTAGGGAAACCGGACTTCAACTCACTTCATTTTGGAAAATGGCACAGAGAGTTTAGAGCCTTAGACCAGTTAGTAGGTCAGATCTGTGGAGGATAGGTAAGAAGTGGCAAAACTAGGGGCAAGGAGAGAAATTAGAAGAATCCCAAAGAAATCCAGGGGAGAGCTGAATGATTTGCTGTGAAGATAGCAGGGAAGGAACTTGGTTAGCAGATAATTTAGGGGGGAAACGAAAAGGCAAAGTCCAAGAAAACTGTCAGTGTTCCATTTCGGTTGACATGATAACTCACCAGTATTTGGGATACAAGAGGAGGAGCAGTTGGGGTAAAACTTGATTTAGTTTTAAGCATGGTATGTTTGTGGTGGTTTTGAGACATCAAAGTAGAATGTGATTCACTGTCTGGTCTAGGAAAGGGAACTGAAGATACGGATATGAGAGTCATCGGCAAGCCATTGGCGTGATGAGCTTTTTTTTGGGGTTAGCATGAGTGTAAGTGGCAGAGAATGCCAAGGATGGCTTTTGAAATGTATCAACCCTTAAGGGGTTAGTAGAGGAAAAGAGGTTATGGACGTCCTTTCCCATtcccctcttctttcctttttctcttttctgccctCTGTCTTGCTCTTGGTTTTCTACTTCAAGGCATTTTCCCTTCCCACTTGGGTCCGTAGCCCTAGAGGAGCTGTACCATCATGATCCCTGCTCACTGTTGGGCACCTACTACGAGATTCACAGAGATGCTCTCATAAACTCTTTACCACCACAGGGCTTTTTAGAAGAAGGGTGAAGGGAAGAGCGGGAAGAAGCAGAATACTGTGTGGAGCACAATGTCTAGTGCTCCGCAAGTACGTGGGGTTTGAAGGAGAGGCAACTGTAAACTAAAACTATGGCCTAAaattcagttgctcggtcgtatccgactctgcaactccctggactatagcccaccgggctcctctgtccatggggcttctccaggcaagaatactggagtgggttgctatttcctcctccagggaatcttctcaacccagggattgaacccgcatctcttgcgtctGTCTCCTGCACcagtaggcagactctttaccactagcaccccctgggaagccctaaaattgaTTAGAGTGTGGGTTTTGGACTTAGGGAGATCTCAATTCAATTCCGTGTGCTGTCATTTACGAGGTGTATGACCTTGATCAAATTATTTTCCTGTGCCctagttttttatattttaattttattctatttatttgagCATGAAAATTCACTTcttaaaatctaatttttattggaatataggtGCTTTCCTAGTGTtcccatatataaaatatgaagaactataaCTCCTCAGAATTGTTATTATGATAAAAAGAGATAATAAAGCTTTTTACATAGTGTGAGCTATTTTTACTCTCATAATTGCACACTGCAATCCCAATACTATGATCccattctttgttttgcatattactaattttgttatttaaaaacttCCTTACTTATTAGGCTGATTGGGATCAAATATTAACAGCTCATGTCTGTGAAGAATTCCGtagttttaaaagctttataCACATTGGCTCATTTAGTCATTCCCTGTGTTTTACATGCCCTGGCCCCTCCCCAACACCCTGATCATGGGAGAGACCATAGAGTGTGGATTTCATTAGCTCAAATGGGCCTGAGGAACACACCCCACTGCTATTGGGAAGAGCCTCCCGCCCCgtctccatcccacccctaccCATTCCCTGCTCCACAAATCAAATTGCCCCACCAACTCAACTCCACCCAGTGAGGCTGGTGAAGGGATGCTGCTTTCTGTACCATTCCATGGGCTCACCAGTTTCTCTGGCGTGTTGACGATGGCCAACGTGGATCCTTTTCCTTTGCAAAAGTTCATGCTCTTGTTCCAAGGCAATTCCGATTTGGACAAGAAAAAACATCTTCCTTGATGAAAATCCCACCCCTTGGGGCAGACTACAGGAATCCAAGAAAAGAGAGGATGAGATTAGTGGGGTTTTGGGTATGCATCTTGGGAGCAAATCATAAGACAGTAGGAAGTGGGTTTCTTTAGAATTATTATATCAATACAATTCTCTTCAATCCAGGAAGAAATTTCATCCATTTTGACCccagtttccctgtctgtaacATGAAGGGAATGATGATAAGGTCACTATGGCCCCATTGGGTCAAACGGTTTCATAAGAAAGGATACAATGGGAAAAGTCTCTAAGAATTCACTACCTAAGAACCTGGAGGTGGAGAGGGTTATAAGCATGTGCTGTACCTGTTCCATAGCTCTCTGTTGGAGTGAAGCTGACAGTGCCATTCCCCAAAATCTGCggaactgaaatgaaaagaaaacctgaaGATAGCCGGATGATGGATGTGATACACAAATGTCACAGCAGATGTCCAGAATGGACAGTGGAATTAATAAGGGACTCTTTGCCACTCTGTGTtggaatttttcagatttttttctttggaacGTCCATCCAACTACTACTATTATTTGCCCTGCCTCAGGTCctattttatgtcttctttttggTGTCTCATATATACCTttgatgggtttcccaggtgactctagggtaaagaacccgctggataatgcaggagacatagagatgcgagttcgatccctgggtttgggagatgccctggaggagggcaccacaacccactccagtataattGCCTacagaatcctcatggacagaggagcctggtgggctacaaaccataggattgcaaagggtcggacacaactggtgacttagcacacacacatatacttttgACAGTGTGATATGCCAAGAAAAAGAgcaggagaaaggaagaggacTAGATGCATTTAGTACCAGAAAGGAAACCTCCCTGTTCTTTCTCATCTGTACCTTTTACAGTGTTTTCCCCAAAGAGCTGTCTGGAGCGCTCCCTCTCCAGGCTCCACATAGCACCTTTGCTGCTCGCCCCACTGCTGGGTGTGCCTTAAACCCTATGTGAAAACCCATGGTCCTGATGGGCAGCTCTTGACTCTCTCTCATCAGCAATTATCAGCTCTAAGGACTGTGCTAACTGGAACAAGATTCAGAACTAGAGGATGTTGGCAGACAAGGAGGCAGATGGACATTCCAGAggtttctcttttgatttttggctatgccacatgacatgtgggatcttatttccttgaccaggggttgaatccatgccccccacagtggaagcacagagtcttaaccactggactgccaggggagtccccagAGACTTCCTGTGGGCAGAGAAGAGTCCATTCATCTCTTTAAACATAAAAGGAGAATCAGTAGGCCTCCAAGAGGTCTCATTATTTTTGGGGAACACTGGCTGTCAAAGTGGGTGGTTACTGTGGCTCCAGAGGTTGATCAGACTTTTCCTGGACCAGTTGTTTGTCCATGGTGGTTGAAGACCAGTTTAGTTTACCCAGGTGCCAATTAGCTACTTACAATCATATATAAAATGTGCACGTTAgcattcactttttattttagtcCCCTATTCAAAGGCTCTTTGTAATATAGCATAACCTGGATTTCATTAGAAACGACTTGGGGATTATAACTGAACAGAACTGTATACATATTTCATGAGCGTTTCCTCCTTTTGGCTCACTATACTTACTGGGTGCCTCAGTTGCTacaaagatgaagaagaaattaTCTTTCTGATAGAGATGTGGCTAGTAATAGGTTTGTATTAAGAGCAAGTGAGAAGGAGATCCttggaaaagcttcaaaaggaggtgGGGTTCATAAGGAGAGCCGTGCCTGACATGTTTTTATCCCCATAGCTTCTGGCATTGGACTTTGTGCTTTATAGAATGATAGTTGACTAATTTCTCCTGTTTTCAGTCTCCTTCTGTGTTTGGTCTAGCATACTGCTTGGCACCAAAAAAAGGTactgaatataatttttgatGATTTTTGTGGGGCATGGGTTTATTTAAACAATTCTTTAAATGACAGGGTTTATAAAGTACTTTCATATCACATTACACTAGTTATACACAAATCATCCTCATTCCCAAAAGGAAAACAGGATCTGAAATGTCATCAAGTCTAGTCTtggtttctcatctctaaaagtaagaaaattaattagaagatctttgtttttctgggtgtgctgcatttattttacttttccagctttattgagatatcacGGACacataacattgtataagtttgAATATACAACATGATGATCTAATACATGTACTTATTGCAAAATTATCAACACAGTAAGGTCAGTTAACTCCTCCATCACCTCGCAAaatcatcttttttgtgtgtgtcgtGAGAACATTGAGCATCTACTCTTCTAGCAACTTCCTTGCATACAATACACTGTTATTACTTacagtcactatgttgtacataGGAGTTTTGGAACTCATTCATCTTATAACAATTAGCAGCTCTTGTCAAACTCATTCTACAGAAGAATGTCTAGGGGAAGGAGGCTTTGAGAAAGGTCTTTGAGACTTAAGCACAGAAGAACCTGGAGGGGGGAGAGGAGGTTATTTTCATGTACATTACCTGTTTCAGAGCTCTCTGTGGGAATGAAGATGACATTATGTTCGCCAAAAATCTGTGGGACTGCAAAGAAAATCAGCGGTAGACTCAGCCCCAAAGGTGGCTGTGCAGTGAGTGTTATAGACAGACATTACTGTGGGGCTGGTGGGACACAGCGCCTGTCCGAGGGGCAGGTTGAGTTCTCTGACTCGGGTCAGCCAAGGTGGGCCTGGGTTTCCTGTGGGTATATTCACTCCTTCTCATCCTGCTCTCTTATGTGGTGGAAACTGCACCTCGAGATTGGGCCATATGGTCGATACCTCTTACCCAACTGTTGCCTCCAAATcacatttccttcctcatttaTCTTCCCCACAGGCTTCTGAGGCTGGAGAAGATTTTACTTGCTGCAACTGTGGTAAAATCTTTTGATACGAGGCCTCTTTTTCTGAACATTTGGATGAATTAGCCTCTGTGtacataaatgaaaatatcttgCCCATTAAAACCACATTAACCTTTAAGTagctccaggtggcactagtggtaaaggacatacctgctaatgcaagagacttagaagacctgggttcgattcctgggttgggaagatcccctggaggagggcattggagacacaacccactccaatattcttgcctggagaatccccacggagagaggagcttggtgggctacagtccatggggtcgcaaagagtcagacacaactgaagcgacttagcatgccccACAGCTTATCACGGGGTTGGACTGGAGCTGTATTTTCATATTAGAAACTATAACATGCACTGCAGAGTATTTCAGCTCAGATTACCCAATGAATACTCTAGTGGCAAAAATTTTGTGTGGGAGTCTAATCATCAGACACTGCTCTGTTTTGAGTCTCCAAGGTAGACCAAGGAACCCtacccattgtgtgtgtgtctgggaatGAGAAGGGCAGTCAATTGCCCTCAGCTGGAAAGTCTTGAGCATTTAACCTTTATATTCAACCCTGCATCCTAGGGAAAGGGTCAAGAACAGTACAATCTGAGTTGCGGTAAGAGGTTGATCAGATACtcacaataaagcagaaataaggtCATTCCAACAATTTTAAGCACCACTACAATAAGCCCAGAGATTATCATGTGCCAATTCatgatgcaggagatgaggaggCCTGTGGGCATGAGAGCACAATATCACCATTGGAATCTGGGACAAGGCTTCTTTCCAGCAGGGAATGTGCCTGACTCTCAGAGCAACCCTTAGGGGCTGGGAAGCCCGGCTTGACATTGATAGGCACAAGGAGAAGACCCAGCACATACCCAGAAGACAGGGAGGAGCTTGTGTTCCTTGGGAACCTTTGAACCTGATGTGCTGCCTCTCCTCTGCCATCCCTAGCTCTCGGCTTCAATCCTGTTCCCATCTGCAGCTCTTAAACTGTCTGGTGAATAAACCCCTCTCCTGGACTTTGAGAACCCTTAACCTTGAAATGATCCTTGCTCCCCAGGCCTTTCATTTGTAGTCTTGGCCATACGGTCTAAGCTTTCAGAAGTCATCATCTTCAAAAAACTATGCCAGGAGTCCGACAGACAGGACAAGTGTCCCTGCGGTCCTTTGCGTGGGAGCAGAGCCAACAATCTGTATAGAGAGGACAAGCAGAGACTCACCTGGTGTCTCCCTGGAAGGCTGGGCTGGTCTGCAGGTGGGGATCTTTCCCAGTGGCCTTGTGCCTGGTGTGGTGGGTAGAGGCCCCACCAGCGAGAACAGGCTCCTTGTGTGTGAGCAGTGTCCTTCCTTCCTTACATCGTCTCTGTCTCACCAGCATCCCTGAGCAAACACTTCTTCCTGTTCAGTGTTCTTGGCAAAGGGAGTGGGAGGGGCTAGGAGGGGAAGGGAGTGACTTCTGAAAGAGGAAGGTCCCCGCCAAAGGGGTTCTCATAGAGGGGAATTATCGTAGGATTATTTAGGAAATGGAACATCTTAACACCgacttgttctctgtgtctgaatCTCCCTGAAGTAAAGTGGAAAGAAAATGTAGTAGAATGTTAACATATACGAGTCTGAGCGAAGAGTGTCTGTGAATTATTTATTTGGACTTTCCTTACAGCATGTCTGCAAATCTGAAATtgtcaaaacaaaaaattttaagaaaagaaattcatCTGAAGTCACTGCTTTTAATAAGGAGGTCCTCATATGTCCCACTGGTTCCATAACTGCAACCTGGCTCTCTGCTAAGTCCCCTTTATCATGGACTTCTCCTCTCTGGTCCCACCCAACAGCTCACCTCCCTGGCCTTATGCCTCAAGAAGTTGATGACTATTCAGTATTTCATGAGCATGGTGCTCTGCTGGATACAGGGGGTCTGGTGGGGGTGAATAATACTGAAGTCTTACTATCAAGGATATATTAcatttgaagtttttcttttattatacttTTCCTACTGTAAAGGCTATGTGTactcattggggcttccctgatggctcggatggtaaggaatctgcctgcagtgcaggaggcctgggctcgatccctgggttaggaatatcccctagagaagggaatggcaacccactccagtattcttacctggagaatgccatggacagaagggcctagtgggctacagtccatgggatcataaagagtcagacacgactgagtgacaaacacacaCTAATTACAAAAAATGGTTAAaggaaatttcctggtggtccagtggctaagaccctgtgctcccaatgcacagggcccgggttcgatccctggtcagggagctggattCTGTATGTTACAactaaagaactcacctgccccAATGAAGgtcaaagaacctgcttgccccaactaagacccggtacagccaaataaataaatattttttaaaagtggttagaAAATACTGGCAAGGAACATTGAGAAAATAATGTTCATAAAATTTTACACTTAGCAATAGTTGCTGTTAACATCTCTGGGTGTGTATACTTTATAGATGAGCAGGTAGATAAGAAGATAGAtaagtagatagatagatactggGTCATTTAGAAAACTGGGATCATACTGTATATATTATTTGTAATCTGGGCAATATAGGTTAAACTCACACTGTATTACAGGTATCCCTTCAAGTCAAAATATAGATTTTTgatgatatattattattattgcatatACACTTATATGATTTATTCAATGATTGGACCACTGTAATTCTTCTAGTAAAGTGTATCTTCTGactagtttcacttttcactgagaTGGTCCACAGATAACCCAGTGTGGACATACCCTTGACTGTATTATTTACCATCCTCTgctaaaacagggcttcccttgtggctcagcagtaaagaatccacccacaatgcagaagacctgggttcaagccctgggttgggaagatcccctggagagggaaaaggctacccactccagcattctggcctggagaattccctggactgtatagtccacggggtcgcaaatagtcggacatgactgagcgactttcactcactgctAAAACATGTTCATCCTCTTAAGTTCCTTATCTCTGGATGGGAAGACCATCTATTCAGTTGCCCATAGCTTTAAATTAGGGTATTATCCttggcttctctctctcccctccttcccatcCAATCAAACACTAAGTCACGATGATTCTCTTGGAGCTTCTCAACCTGTCTTCTCCTCTACTTCCTCAATGCTACCTTGTCCCCAGTCTCCACCTGCTCCCTCCTTGATCTTCTCAGCAATGTCTAAAGAAACCTCTGTGCATCATCTTGCTTTAACAATTCTCCACTCTTCAGCAAgaatgatctttctaaaatgcagaCTTGACCCTATCATTCCTGTGATGAAATATTTTAGTTACTTTCCATTGCTCTTAGGATAATCTGAAGAGTTGGAGCCTGGAGGTGAGGGGTGGCTCTTGAACCAGGAGAGGGGAGGATTTGGAGCCTGTGGAGAGACGGTCAGGTTCCAGAACAGAGATCCCAGGGAGATGCTCACACTTGGCTTTCACGTTGTGCAGTGGCTCATTGAATAAATTAGAAGTTCTGCTGCTGAGGACAGTTATCCAATTGGGTAGGGAGGACATGACTTCATTTCTATCAAGCTGTCACAGCATCAGGCAGAAGAAACACTGTGTTCAGTGATCAGACTTTCTGCTCAGGTTGTTTGTAGCCAGGCAGAACAGaaccagagaaaataaaatacttcccCTATCTTCCTTCATTAGATCTTACAATATTTAACACTTCCAATATCTATCTAGTTCCATCACATATTTGAATGTTGGGGAAAGCTCCCTAACTTCCTACTTCAAAGTTTAATATGTAGCAAAAAAATCAATGGATGTGTGAGAATATAATAACTCAAAATAAGGTGAGCATTATGAAAAAAAGATCCAATGACTGTctgaaataaagtcactgttgttgttggtgttcagtcactaagttgtgtccagctctttgtgaccccatggactaaaagcacgccaggcttccctgtcctccactttctcccacagttcgctcaagtttatgtccattgagttggtgataagaCATAGGAAATGTTGGAAAGCATCTCACTTATGTTTTCATTCAGAGTTTCGAGAACACTGAAAAGAAAATCACTTAatataatgaaattaataaacaaatgcCAAAAGCAGTAAATGtgattaaaggagaaagaaagagaggtgtgatgtcagatctaGCAGATCAGGTACATATGTTGTGGTCTGCAaaagagaaaacatgaaaacTGAATAAACAGCAGCAATAATCAAAGAAATTGTGGGAGAAAATATAATCAGAAAAGCTGAAAGTTAGTCAAAATCAGTGAAAAGAGATTCAAACCTGCATAATTCTGGtgatttctttaaattaaaaaaaaaataggtaaaatgtATTCTAGAGGCTTCTAGATAGGAAAAcctaagaaagaagtaaaatactatttttcatatttttgttcaaGAATTCGAGGTCCCAGAAAACCTTAAATCAATATTTAAGGTTCTGAACATTGTGATTTAGGAACTAATAATATGTCAAGTGCAATAAAGAATTTAACTTATAATTACTCATGGGTtccacccaccccccactctCTCCACACCAGGAGCTCCTGGAGCCTCTCTGTGGTCCCCAGACACGGGCACAACCAATAGGAAGCTTAGTAGCATGCAGGTGTCTACCCTCCTCTATAGTTTGGAAATTCAGCAGCTTTCAGAACTCTGCAGTACTATACTGCAGTATATACTAGTCCAGCactgcattcatttttttaaaaaattaatttttactggagtagttttacgatgttgtgttaatttctactgtacagcaaagtgaatcagtgacACATACGTGTATATCCCCTAATCAGCATTACAACAAAATTCTGAGTTGTTCAACCTAAATAGCACCTTCTTAGGAGTTTATCTCAGGGTTCTTTCTCTCggttccttatttcttttctgctCAAACAGAAAAATGCTCTCTCATATCCCATTAAGGAGAGGCTGCAAATTGGTAGCAGAGATTGCAAACTGGGGGCCCCCAGATTGCAGCAGTATTTTGTTTGATAAGCAGAACGCAATTTGAATGAACATTTTGAAGTTTTAGAGATCTCTATAGCCACCTAAGTATTGAGAAGATCCGACACTGCTGAGATTATGTTTCCTCGGGGCAGCGGTTGGCTCGGTCGAGGGTGGGGGCTCACTCCTCTGCACCTAGTCTTCATCTCATTGGGAGGAGTCCAGTTACCCACTATTGTCATGCTCACGTAGCTGtttgttcccccccccccccgccccccggagtAGAGCAAGTGTTGTTTAAAGTCATTTCTCTATTGAAAGagggaaaacaaaaggaagaatgaaGAATCTACATGCTTTCAGAAAAATGGGAGagaatatgtttcctttttgtGAAAAGGAAACAATATTTTATGTGTCTTAGccaaagaataaaactggagacAGTTATAAAACCAATTAAGGAACAATTGCTCTATAGAAAAGACATATGATGAAAACGCAATTAACAGGAAGAACTAGAATTGCCACAGTTGATTTCTGAATGCAAACAAAATAGGTTTCCCAAATACTTTTGTGAAAAAGTGGTCATAAAATCCTTTACAGATGACAGATTTCTGAAAGATTG
This is a stretch of genomic DNA from Dama dama isolate Ldn47 chromosome 18, ASM3311817v1, whole genome shotgun sequence. It encodes these proteins:
- the CLEC5A gene encoding C-type lectin domain family 5 member A isoform X1, with the translated sequence MNWHMIISGLIVVVLKIVGMTLFLLYFPQIFGEHNVIFIPTESSETVPQILGNGTVSFTPTESYGTVCPKGWDFHQGRCFFLSKSELPWNKSMNFCKGKGSTLAIVNTPEKLKFLQDITGAEKYFIGLLYQPVEKTWRWINNAAFNGNITNQGQNFHCVTIGLTKTYDAVSCNITYRWICEKKAR
- the CLEC5A gene encoding C-type lectin domain family 5 member A isoform X2 — encoded protein: MNWHMIISGLIVVVLKIVGMTLFLLYFPQILGNGTVSFTPTESYGTVCPKGWDFHQGRCFFLSKSELPWNKSMNFCKGKGSTLAIVNTPEKLKFLQDITGAEKYFIGLLYQPVEKTWRWINNAAFNGNITNQGQNFHCVTIGLTKTYDAVSCNITYRWICEKKAR